In the Terriglobia bacterium genome, CATGCGCGTCGAGCACGGCCTCGGGGACGGGCGCCTGACGGTCTGGTCCGACGGCAGCGAGGTCAAGAGCCGGGCCCTTTCCGCGCGCAAGAAGAAGGTCGCCATCGCGGGAAGGAGCCTGATGTCGTACGGACGGGAGACGGACGAGGACTCGCTCAGGCTGCCTCCCGGCCCGCACGAGCTCTCGGTCCGCGTCACGAGCGGCGACGGGAGGCTCGATCTCGTCCGGAGGCTCTCCGTGGAAGTCGCCGCCGGGGAGCGCTACGCGCTGGACGTGTCGGTGCGGTCGTGGCCGCGGCCCAAGCTCGACCTGGAGTGGCGCCGCGCCGTGCAGAAGGAGGCATCGTGAGCCAGAAGGAAGATCCCCTCGACGGGACGGAGCTCGACCCGCGGCTCCACGCACCGCGCCTCAAGGCCGGGATCGTGCCGGGCGACACGCGGATCTACTTCCGCGTCGTCGAGGGCCCCGACGTGGGCAGGGTGTTCGACGTGTCGAAGGGCGGCTGCTACGTCGTCGGCCGTGGCAAGGCCGACCTGGTCCTGTCCGACCCCAAGGTCTCCTCTCGCCACGCGGAGATCAAGATGTTCGGCCCGGAGCACTTCTACCTCGTGGACCTCGCCAGCACGAACGGGACGTTCCTGAACGGTGTCCGCGTCGACCGCCGCAAGTTCGACCACGAGGACGAGATCCGCGTCGGGGACAGCCTCCTCAAGGTGTCGATCCTGGACGGGACGGTGCCGGTGTCGGGGAGCTGAGCGGAATCTCGCCCCGGCGCTCAGTTGCTCCTCGCCGCGTGCTCGAGCACCTGCTGGATGTGGACGTCCACCTGTCTCACGAACGACGGCGGGACCGGGTAGCCGTCGCTCTCGTAGGTCAGGATCGGCATGCCTCCCTTCAGGCTGAGCGGCCTCAGGATGGCCTCCGAGATCCGGTAAGGAAGGCAGTTGAACGGACCGACGACGATGATCCCGTCGTAACCTTCGCCCTCGGCCTCGAGGCCTTTCCCCACCGTCGGGATGGCCTCGCCATAGATCCTCGGGGAGACGTGCTCGGACGCACTCTCGAACAGCGTCGAGACGTCGTTCGCCCCGGCCACGAGGAGCCCGCTCCGGCGGAAGAGCCCGCGGTAGTAGTCCTCGATCCGTCTCGCCAGACGATAGGCGAGCCAGTCCCTGAGGTACCGCTTCCCGTCGGCCTTTAAGATCCTCGTGCAGGCCTTGGCCATCGCCAGGCTGCCCGGCTTCATCCCCCACCCCTGCGCCGCTCCCGCCACGCCCTGATAGGTGCCGTAGAAGACCAGGTCGCTCAGGTCGACCGGCTTGAGGATGATGCCTCGCTTCGCGTAGAGCTCGTGGACGCCTTCCATGAACAACGGGCTGAAGCGGGTGAAGAAGTCGCCGGTCACCACGACCCGCGGACAGGCGAGGGGATCCCCCGAGCGCG is a window encoding:
- a CDS encoding FHA domain-containing protein, coding for MSQKEDPLDGTELDPRLHAPRLKAGIVPGDTRIYFRVVEGPDVGRVFDVSKGGCYVVGRGKADLVLSDPKVSSRHAEIKMFGPEHFYLVDLASTNGTFLNGVRVDRRKFDHEDEIRVGDSLLKVSILDGTVPVSGS